A region of Cellulophaga sp. RHA19 DNA encodes the following proteins:
- a CDS encoding RagB/SusD family nutrient uptake outer membrane protein: MKNLKLIYALLTIAVFSLSSCNDVLDVEARDAFAEDLIYNDPEQLERLVYTVYNSTESWGVNKRQWWGRRFNLEVGSYEAIFNFKLLDQFRLRAGMTPGTVGMLNGKWDNYWDYVRLANEFLDKVDDSAAMEKDPETVTLLKAEMRFLRANIYSKLIRFYGGVPILENALGLDDDFALTRNSYEECVDFIVSELNDVATVLPETRPGGEFGRATKLAALAVKSRTLLYAASKLHDPAFAPSNDPLYVYTKPNKWQDAADAAKAIIDIVGARDLIAVANAKEYQNLFLSPNNDILFARPYSALYYDFGTDTNSLPDQTFSPSGYSGWALAAPTHNFALQFNMADGTTTNDAGFDPNNPNDGREMRYYADLNYNGAEFRGRKVQYFLSEDVTANPHGLDSPEGLGNKQHSSKTGYNIRKFQDESVGTLNEEGMIDGLTGISPERPYILYRLAEVYLNYAEAQYHLGNEGVATTYLNKVSSRALQPAITATGNDLLESIKRERRIELCFEGHNFFDERRWMNEDHLGFDVKGLQWTKATDGTETSQEVTVVERPWLTQHYYLPLPASEVEKAPTMSQNFGY, translated from the coding sequence ATGAAAAATTTAAAATTAATATACGCGTTATTGACAATTGCCGTATTTAGCTTATCTAGTTGTAATGATGTATTAGATGTAGAAGCTAGAGATGCTTTTGCAGAAGATCTAATATACAATGATCCAGAACAGCTAGAAAGACTAGTATACACTGTTTACAACAGTACAGAAAGCTGGGGAGTAAACAAAAGACAATGGTGGGGACGTAGATTTAATTTAGAAGTAGGTTCTTACGAGGCTATTTTTAACTTTAAACTATTAGACCAGTTTAGATTAAGAGCAGGTATGACGCCTGGTACTGTTGGTATGCTAAACGGAAAATGGGATAATTATTGGGATTATGTGCGTTTAGCTAATGAGTTTTTAGACAAAGTAGATGATAGTGCTGCTATGGAAAAAGACCCAGAAACAGTAACTCTTTTAAAAGCCGAAATGCGTTTTTTACGTGCTAATATCTACAGTAAGTTAATTCGTTTTTATGGCGGAGTACCAATTTTAGAAAATGCTTTAGGTTTAGATGATGATTTTGCATTAACACGTAACAGTTATGAGGAGTGCGTAGATTTTATTGTAAGTGAACTAAATGATGTTGCAACAGTTTTACCTGAAACAAGACCTGGTGGAGAATTTGGTAGAGCTACCAAATTAGCAGCTTTAGCTGTAAAATCTAGAACATTATTATATGCAGCTAGTAAATTACATGACCCTGCATTTGCACCTAGTAACGATCCACTTTATGTTTACACAAAACCTAACAAATGGCAAGATGCTGCAGACGCCGCAAAAGCAATAATAGATATTGTTGGCGCTAGAGATTTAATTGCCGTAGCAAATGCAAAAGAATATCAGAACTTATTTTTATCACCAAATAACGATATTCTATTTGCTAGACCATACAGTGCACTTTATTACGATTTTGGTACCGATACCAATTCGCTTCCAGACCAGACTTTTTCTCCTAGCGGATATAGTGGCTGGGCATTAGCCGCACCAACACATAACTTTGCTTTGCAATTTAATATGGCAGATGGTACCACAACTAATGATGCTGGTTTTGATCCTAATAATCCTAATGATGGTAGAGAAATGAGATACTATGCAGACCTTAATTACAACGGTGCAGAATTTAGAGGTCGTAAAGTACAATATTTTTTATCAGAAGACGTAACTGCAAACCCTCATGGGTTAGATTCACCTGAAGGATTAGGAAACAAACAACACTCTTCTAAAACAGGATACAATATTAGAAAGTTTCAAGATGAAAGTGTTGGTACATTAAATGAAGAAGGTATGATTGATGGCTTAACTGGTATATCTCCAGAACGCCCATACATTTTATACAGACTAGCAGAGGTATATTTAAACTATGCAGAGGCACAATACCATTTGGGTAATGAAGGTGTTGCTACAACTTATTTAAACAAAGTTTCTAGCAGGGCATTACAGCCAGCAATAACTGCAACAGGAAATGATTTATTAGAATCCATAAAAAGAGAAAGACGTATAGAACTTTGTTTTGAAGGTCACAACTTTTTTGATGAAAGAAGATGGATGAATGAAGACCACTTAGGTTTTGATGTAAAAGGACTACAGTGGACAAAAGCAACAGACGGCACAGAAACAAGCCAAGAAGTAACAGTAGTAGAAAGACCATGGTTAACACAACATTATTACTTGCCACTACCAGCATCTGAAGTAGAAAAGGCACCAACAATGTCACAAAACTTTGGATATTAA
- a CDS encoding tetratricopeptide repeat protein: MRLNIVIIFFVLLNASLISTLQAQQFHAFKVDVKKRAVYYNSSVTDIKKEYDAALKNKDSSKAINRLLNLCFLERVNLNYSDAFRYGGDALLMAEEIKDTLLMAKSNEELGYLNYLFKQDDLAGDNFKKANTFYRISFYKNKIQLSDMYSANYNLALYYQRKSNTKMLEKYIANCEEIAVKTKINPIYKAYLNEKKASILEKNNNLNEALKLLISSEKIIDESPASIHKSFLIVLYARLGKIYRKKNNLELAKQYYEKALVIKDIEGELTFYMSYVYAKYASILYKLKDYKNSYINLRKANDINDEYLNPRNDSNQGFLTIHDHYNVQLNEKNKILNQQKLELASQTQEILRFRILFFVIVFLLIIAALVIRSRVRFLKHQKKQQDSNEQIAIKNSELMINTLQLIEREKVIKELSDYIEKENTTTKAPAILKLIRKRSVTLWESFNNRFLAQNEGFYERLKHKVPDLSSADLKVCALIKLNFSGKEMAYLLGISIGSVHVARHRLRKKMKIDRDVNLVNYINSI; this comes from the coding sequence TTGCGCTTAAATATTGTTATTATTTTTTTTGTATTACTTAATGCGTCGCTTATAAGCACCTTACAGGCGCAACAATTTCATGCATTTAAGGTAGATGTTAAAAAGCGTGCTGTTTATTATAACAGTAGTGTAACTGATATTAAAAAAGAGTATGATGCTGCTTTAAAAAATAAAGACTCTTCTAAAGCAATTAATAGGTTGCTAAATTTATGTTTTTTAGAGCGTGTTAATCTTAATTATAGTGATGCTTTTAGGTACGGAGGTGATGCTTTATTAATGGCAGAAGAAATAAAAGATACTCTTTTAATGGCCAAATCAAATGAAGAATTAGGATACTTAAATTACCTTTTTAAGCAAGATGATTTAGCGGGAGATAACTTTAAAAAAGCAAATACTTTTTATAGAATTTCTTTTTATAAAAATAAAATTCAGCTTTCTGATATGTATAGTGCTAATTATAATTTAGCCTTGTATTATCAGCGAAAATCTAACACAAAAATGCTAGAAAAATATATTGCTAATTGTGAAGAGATTGCTGTTAAGACAAAAATAAACCCAATTTATAAGGCTTATTTAAATGAGAAAAAAGCATCTATATTAGAAAAGAATAATAACTTAAATGAAGCCTTAAAATTATTAATAAGCTCTGAAAAAATTATTGATGAAAGTCCGGCATCTATACACAAGAGTTTTTTAATTGTGCTTTACGCAAGACTAGGAAAAATTTACAGAAAGAAAAACAATCTAGAATTAGCAAAACAGTATTATGAAAAAGCACTAGTTATAAAAGACATTGAGGGGGAATTAACTTTTTATATGAGCTATGTGTATGCAAAATATGCAAGTATATTATATAAACTTAAAGATTATAAAAATTCATATATTAATTTACGTAAAGCTAATGATATTAATGATGAGTATCTTAACCCTAGGAACGATAGCAATCAGGGTTTTTTAACAATTCATGATCATTACAATGTTCAACTAAACGAAAAGAATAAAATACTAAACCAACAAAAATTAGAGTTGGCTAGCCAGACACAAGAAATATTGCGTTTTAGAATCTTGTTTTTTGTAATTGTGTTTTTATTAATAATAGCAGCATTAGTAATTAGGTCTAGGGTACGGTTTTTAAAACACCAGAAAAAACAGCAGGACTCTAATGAGCAGATTGCAATTAAAAATAGTGAGTTAATGATTAATACGTTACAATTAATAGAACGTGAAAAAGTAATAAAAGAACTAAGTGATTATATAGAAAAAGAAAACACAACTACTAAAGCACCAGCAATTTTAAAATTGATAAGAAAACGTTCTGTTACACTTTGGGAGTCTTTTAATAATAGATTTTTAGCTCAGAATGAAGGCTTTTATGAGCGTTTAAAACATAAAGTTCCAGATTTAAGTTCTGCAGATTTAAAAGTGTGTGCCTTAATTAAGTTAAATTTTAGTGGAAAAGAAATGGCTTATTTACTAGGCATTTCTATTGGTAGTGTGCACGTAGCAAGGCATAGGTTACGTAAAAAAATGAAGATAGACAGGGATGTAAATTTGGTTAATTATATAAACTCTATTTAA
- a CDS encoding sulfatase: MKKLIKIICFILITISCYSQKKTNILFIAIDDLRPELGCYGSNIAITPNIDKLASEGLLFNNAYCQQAICGPSRASLLTGIRPETSGVYHNYIKFRDVNPDVVTLPQQFKNNGYETVYCGKIFHHGDLDDELSWSRQPAIDSMLVKNIKRPGGFALEENNKNRKEQRTKMIAKYGEVAKYGLAMGPAYENADVEDNEYLDGYNTELAIATMKEMSAKSNTPFFLGLGFNKPHLNWTSPKKYWDLYSPDKIKLALEKQGPKQGAEMGLHASFELRTRSGIPKKEEISSEQALKLKHAYLACVSYVDAQIGKIITELEKEGLRENTIIILWSDHGYHLGDMGIWGKATNYEIATRVPLIIWTPDMPSKNKGKKTNALVELVDIYPTLCDYANIPVPNYVEGYSFKPLINNPAQKWKSAAFSQFPTPALREWGAYPLRPAMKETFFGPLIKDVEDRIINQQKENWDRDLFENKLMGYAMRTKKHRFIVWKNRDNPQKQPLFIELYDHDNDPLETTNIANIKPKLVKKLMTKFNKGWQGNRPKK, from the coding sequence ATGAAAAAATTAATTAAAATAATCTGTTTTATTTTGATAACAATTAGCTGTTATTCTCAAAAAAAAACTAATATACTTTTTATTGCAATAGATGATTTAAGACCAGAATTGGGTTGTTACGGATCTAACATTGCCATTACTCCAAATATAGACAAACTAGCAAGCGAAGGTTTATTGTTTAACAATGCATATTGCCAACAAGCAATCTGCGGACCATCTAGAGCAAGTTTGCTTACAGGCATACGGCCAGAGACAAGTGGTGTTTATCATAACTACATAAAGTTTAGAGACGTAAATCCGGATGTAGTTACTCTACCACAGCAATTTAAAAATAACGGTTATGAAACTGTGTATTGTGGTAAAATTTTTCATCATGGAGATTTAGATGATGAATTGTCATGGAGCAGACAACCTGCAATAGATAGTATGCTTGTAAAAAACATTAAAAGACCTGGCGGTTTTGCTTTAGAAGAAAATAATAAAAATAGAAAAGAACAAAGAACTAAAATGATTGCCAAATATGGTGAAGTAGCCAAATACGGATTGGCAATGGGTCCGGCTTATGAAAATGCAGATGTAGAAGACAATGAATATTTAGATGGATACAATACCGAATTAGCCATTGCAACTATGAAAGAAATGAGCGCTAAAAGCAATACCCCCTTTTTTCTTGGATTAGGATTTAACAAGCCACATTTAAACTGGACATCTCCAAAAAAATACTGGGACTTATACAGCCCAGACAAAATTAAATTAGCATTAGAAAAACAAGGACCAAAACAAGGTGCAGAAATGGGCTTACACGCTTCTTTTGAGTTAAGAACTAGAAGCGGCATACCAAAAAAAGAAGAAATTAGTAGCGAGCAAGCTCTTAAATTAAAGCACGCATATTTAGCTTGTGTAAGCTATGTAGATGCTCAAATAGGAAAAATAATAACTGAGCTAGAGAAAGAAGGTTTAAGAGAAAACACCATTATTATTCTTTGGAGTGATCATGGCTACCATTTAGGAGATATGGGAATTTGGGGCAAAGCCACAAATTATGAAATTGCAACTAGAGTTCCTTTAATTATTTGGACACCAGATATGCCTAGCAAAAATAAAGGTAAAAAAACCAATGCTTTAGTAGAGTTGGTAGACATTTACCCTACCCTATGCGACTACGCAAATATACCAGTGCCAAATTATGTAGAAGGGTATAGTTTTAAACCACTAATAAACAACCCTGCACAAAAATGGAAATCTGCTGCTTTTAGTCAGTTTCCTACTCCTGCATTAAGAGAATGGGGAGCATACCCATTAAGACCCGCAATGAAAGAAACTTTTTTTGGGCCGCTAATTAAAGATGTTGAAGACAGAATAATTAACCAGCAAAAAGAAAATTGGGATAGAGACTTGTTTGAAAATAAACTTATGGGATATGCAATGCGCACAAAAAAGCATCGATTTATTGTATGGAAAAATAGAGACAACCCACAGAAACAACCTCTTTTTATAGAATTATATGATCATGATAATGATCCGTTAGAAACCACAAATATTGCCAATATTAAACCAAAACTAGTAAAAAAACTAATGACAAAGTTTAATAAAGGATGGCAAGGAAATAGACCAAAAAAATAA
- a CDS encoding FAD-dependent oxidoreductase, giving the protein MERRDFFKKGTKAAVAASVIPMITTAHSGPEDIVYNRDTDKWYHLGSGKTGMPNRKKTATYDVVVIGGGAAGISAAVSSARNGSKTVLVQDRAVLGGNASSEMRVHLNGVNRLKSGKAERETGIIEEMLLLNRFYNEQESFPVFDHVLYEFVTREPNLTLMLNTQAIEAVMDGNKITAAMCWQSSTEMLYTLNASIFIDCSGDGLLAATAGAEYRTGREAASEFNETYAPKVADGWQMGATLLMSSVDMGKPMKYSPPSFAIKYDFEKAHPKRKFAGFQDGLWWVELGSDNDIIADFEKNRHRLMGYLHGVWDFIKNSGKFPEAENLALDWVGSLPCRRESRRFIGDYIVSEKDLTEHKHYPDAVAFGGWPIDEHIPGGIDNISEPPTHFHYHFHNIYEFPFRSLYSKNISNLMFAGRNASQTHIALSSSRIMATCALMGQAVGTAASICTKKKILPREVGKNHINDLQEQLLRDDVYIPKRPANDLKDLAKKASLIFASTTSSGDAKLLTNGISRDIDGKINHWMSKGLPAELQLEWDAPTALSAVEIKCDTNVNRNIMMRKDSRNDELFTNGVPKEMVKAIKIEGRINGKWTDLGAIDNNQTRLIKFKFNSSKVTAVKIKVTETYGANDVKLFEVRCYK; this is encoded by the coding sequence ATGGAAAGAAGAGATTTTTTTAAAAAAGGAACTAAAGCTGCTGTTGCTGCTAGTGTTATTCCTATGATAACAACAGCACACTCTGGCCCAGAAGATATTGTTTACAATAGAGATACTGACAAGTGGTATCATTTAGGAAGCGGCAAAACAGGTATGCCAAACAGAAAAAAGACAGCAACCTATGACGTAGTTGTTATTGGTGGTGGAGCAGCTGGTATTAGTGCCGCAGTTTCATCTGCTCGTAACGGATCTAAAACCGTACTTGTACAAGACAGAGCTGTATTAGGCGGAAATGCATCAAGCGAAATGCGAGTGCATTTAAACGGTGTAAACAGATTAAAAAGTGGCAAAGCAGAAAGAGAAACGGGTATTATTGAAGAAATGTTGCTTTTAAACAGGTTTTATAATGAGCAAGAATCTTTTCCTGTTTTTGATCATGTTTTATACGAGTTTGTAACCCGCGAGCCAAACTTAACACTAATGCTAAATACACAAGCAATAGAAGCTGTTATGGATGGCAACAAAATTACGGCTGCAATGTGTTGGCAATCTTCTACAGAAATGCTGTACACACTTAATGCCTCTATTTTTATAGACTGTTCTGGAGATGGCTTACTTGCAGCAACCGCAGGAGCAGAATACAGAACAGGAAGAGAAGCTGCATCAGAATTTAATGAAACCTACGCGCCAAAAGTTGCAGATGGATGGCAAATGGGTGCCACATTATTAATGTCTTCTGTAGATATGGGAAAACCTATGAAATATAGTCCACCGTCATTTGCAATAAAGTATGATTTTGAAAAAGCACATCCTAAACGCAAATTTGCTGGTTTCCAAGACGGACTTTGGTGGGTAGAGCTTGGTAGTGATAATGATATTATTGCAGATTTTGAAAAAAACAGACATCGTTTAATGGGGTATTTGCACGGAGTATGGGATTTTATTAAAAATTCCGGGAAATTTCCTGAGGCAGAAAACTTAGCTTTAGACTGGGTTGGTTCTTTGCCTTGCCGTAGAGAATCTCGTCGTTTTATAGGTGATTATATTGTGTCTGAAAAAGATTTAACAGAGCACAAACATTACCCAGATGCAGTTGCTTTTGGTGGTTGGCCAATAGACGAACACATTCCTGGAGGCATAGATAATATCTCTGAACCACCAACTCATTTTCATTATCATTTTCATAATATTTATGAATTTCCGTTTAGAAGTTTATACTCTAAAAATATTTCTAATTTAATGTTTGCTGGTCGTAATGCTAGTCAAACCCACATAGCATTATCATCTAGCCGTATAATGGCAACTTGTGCACTAATGGGGCAAGCTGTTGGTACCGCAGCCAGTATTTGTACTAAAAAGAAAATATTACCCAGAGAAGTAGGCAAAAACCATATAAACGATTTGCAAGAACAATTGCTTAGAGATGATGTTTACATACCTAAAAGACCTGCAAATGACCTTAAAGACTTAGCAAAAAAAGCAAGCTTAATTTTTGCCTCTACAACTTCTTCTGGCGATGCCAAACTACTTACCAACGGAATTTCTAGAGATATAGATGGTAAAATTAACCATTGGATGTCTAAAGGCTTACCTGCAGAATTACAATTAGAGTGGGATGCACCTACAGCATTGTCTGCCGTAGAAATAAAATGCGACACAAATGTAAACCGTAATATTATGATGCGTAAAGACAGCAGAAATGATGAGTTATTTACAAATGGTGTACCAAAAGAAATGGTAAAAGCTATTAAAATTGAAGGTAGGATAAATGGTAAATGGACAGACTTAGGAGCTATTGACAATAACCAAACTAGGCTTATTAAATTTAAGTTTAACAGTAGCAAAGTAACCGCTGTTAAAATAAAAGTAACAGAAACCTACGGAGCTAATGATGTAAAACTGTTTGAGGTTCGTTGTTATAAATAA
- a CDS encoding tetratricopeptide repeat protein, with the protein MKNLLQISVFVLLLTSCSPSNESLADKYKQNGETEKAIEYYKLAIEDGSTRSMNKLALLYVNNHNLSEAKKYYKMSFEQGNSSAAQILASLCASNEDYEGTIKYSKKLADNGNLDVVYNLGNAYLKLKKYDQAIKYLELDSTSVFTKNLLGEAYYKKGDLANAEKVWKSAVDNHKKGRANSHQKLLKLYLKLGKTEQYNKYKNI; encoded by the coding sequence ATGAAGAACTTACTACAGATTTCTGTATTTGTGCTTCTGTTAACTAGTTGCTCCCCATCTAATGAGTCATTAGCAGACAAGTACAAACAAAACGGAGAAACCGAAAAAGCCATAGAATACTACAAATTGGCTATTGAGGACGGCAGCACTAGGTCTATGAACAAGTTAGCCCTACTCTACGTTAACAACCACAACCTTAGCGAAGCTAAAAAATACTATAAGATGAGTTTTGAGCAAGGCAATAGTTCTGCTGCTCAGATATTAGCATCTTTGTGCGCCAGTAATGAAGATTATGAAGGCACTATAAAATATAGTAAAAAATTAGCAGATAACGGAAACTTAGATGTGGTATACAATTTAGGAAATGCTTATTTAAAATTAAAAAAGTACGACCAAGCTATTAAATACCTAGAGTTAGACTCTACATCTGTTTTTACTAAAAACCTATTAGGAGAAGCATATTACAAAAAAGGAGATTTAGCAAATGCCGAAAAAGTATGGAAATCTGCTGTAGACAACCATAAAAAAGGACGCGCAAATTCTCATCAAAAATTATTAAAACTATACCTAAAACTAGGCAAAACAGAGCAATACAATAAATACAAAAATATATAG
- a CDS encoding GAF domain-containing sensor histidine kinase, with product MIAPKEHIKERERLDSLQSYSILDSLPESDYDNITAIAAEICNMPMAMITFIDKDRQWFKSSYGIDVDEMDRQISFCGHAIHKNNQVFMVPNTSEDERFHDNPLVTGDTSVMFYAGVPFTTEEGLPLGTLCVVDQKPNTLTEHQQKSLQALSKQVMNLLSLRKSKKRLEEELQKQEEKNVDLERFAFIAAHDLKSPLNNVSSLTSMFLDIYEAKIDDEGKQILKMIIDSSDKLKGLIEGLLDYSRSESILGKNKVDVKVETVKNTIFGLFSFEQNIDFTLKNTITDLYLNETALDQILINLVTNAIKYNDKEQIKIELGVSDSDTHYYFYVLDNGPGIPTEKQEQIFKIFEVNANQDKYGVRGNGIGLATVKKIVEKSGGSIYVTSKVGEGAKFSFSIKK from the coding sequence ATGATAGCACCAAAAGAACATATTAAAGAACGAGAAAGGTTAGATTCTCTACAATCTTACTCTATATTAGATTCCTTACCAGAGTCTGACTACGATAACATTACAGCTATAGCTGCAGAAATCTGCAATATGCCTATGGCCATGATAACGTTTATAGATAAAGATAGGCAGTGGTTTAAGTCTAGCTATGGTATAGATGTAGATGAAATGGACAGACAAATATCGTTCTGTGGGCACGCCATACACAAAAACAATCAGGTTTTTATGGTACCAAATACTAGTGAGGACGAACGTTTTCATGATAACCCATTGGTAACCGGAGACACTAGTGTAATGTTTTACGCAGGCGTACCATTTACTACAGAAGAAGGTTTGCCACTAGGCACATTATGTGTTGTAGACCAAAAACCAAACACACTTACAGAGCATCAGCAAAAATCTTTACAAGCACTATCTAAACAAGTAATGAACTTACTTAGCCTTAGAAAAAGTAAAAAAAGATTAGAAGAAGAGCTACAAAAGCAAGAAGAAAAAAATGTAGACCTAGAACGCTTTGCCTTTATTGCTGCACACGATTTAAAGTCTCCTTTAAACAACGTATCTAGTTTAACAAGTATGTTTTTAGACATATATGAAGCTAAAATAGATGATGAGGGCAAACAAATTTTAAAGATGATTATAGACTCATCAGACAAGTTAAAAGGCTTAATAGAAGGTTTGTTAGATTACAGCAGAAGCGAAAGTATTTTAGGTAAAAATAAAGTAGACGTAAAAGTAGAAACTGTTAAAAACACCATTTTTGGACTCTTTTCTTTTGAACAAAATATAGATTTTACTTTAAAAAATACAATTACAGACTTGTACCTTAATGAAACTGCATTAGACCAAATATTAATAAACTTGGTAACCAATGCCATTAAATATAATGATAAAGAACAAATAAAAATAGAGCTAGGTGTATCTGACTCTGATACTCATTACTATTTTTATGTATTAGATAATGGCCCAGGAATACCTACAGAAAAGCAAGAACAGATATTTAAAATATTTGAAGTTAATGCCAACCAAGACAAATACGGCGTACGTGGTAATGGTATAGGTTTGGCTACAGTAAAAAAAATAGTAGAAAAATCTGGTGGCAGCATTTATGTAACCTCTAAAGTTGGCGAAGGAGCAAAATTTAGTTTTAGCATAAAAAAATAA
- a CDS encoding RDD family protein, with amino-acid sequence MENEFAKTMSERTDEELVKIVTAERDKYNPIAIEAAESEIAKRNIDTNKFEEIKEKTTKERIEKDKVDSKVVGSGIRFLNLIIDSIIWYILIVITYFLFWIIIPTSVSTSNGFIVGIINLVIIFVPFFAYHSLMEIKFQKTIGKFITKTRVVKLNGEKPESADIISRTFCRLIPFDRISFLFMKNGIHDFLSKTKVIKDKSE; translated from the coding sequence ATGGAAAACGAATTTGCGAAAACAATGTCGGAACGAACCGATGAAGAGTTAGTAAAGATTGTAACAGCCGAAAGAGATAAATATAACCCAATTGCAATTGAGGCTGCTGAATCGGAAATCGCAAAACGGAATATTGACACGAATAAATTTGAGGAAATAAAAGAAAAAACAACTAAGGAAAGAATTGAGAAGGATAAAGTTGACTCGAAGGTAGTTGGTTCTGGAATACGGTTTTTGAATTTAATAATTGACTCAATTATTTGGTATATTCTTATTGTTATTACCTATTTCCTTTTTTGGATAATTATTCCAACTAGTGTTTCAACCAGCAATGGCTTTATTGTTGGAATTATTAATCTAGTAATAATATTTGTCCCTTTTTTCGCATATCATTCATTGATGGAAATTAAATTTCAAAAAACTATTGGAAAATTTATTACGAAAACACGAGTTGTGAAATTGAACGGAGAAAAGCCTGAAAGTGCTGATATAATTTCTCGAACTTTTTGCAGATTAATTCCTTTTGACCGAATTTCATTTTTATTTATGAAAAATGGAATTCACGATTTTTTATCGAAAACAAAAGTGATTAAAGACAAAAGTGAATAA
- a CDS encoding DUF6161 domain-containing protein has translation MTIKDLRIEINQSEHKDFFKSCTVHINYPHIDFTIDLKGIDAIYGFVLRQNKGWNSTELPSYLNNSKEHFKKLKSQLLDLVNGGHYNIESKWQQIKALIQKQETNNRTKVFTSDSSITKFLEELHKENPNYVKGAYNFIIGQNETINTNDLLTGLIRAYEYKNQGRTDISKRRSNERAAISTIRNSFENYVSETEGEINEVLDKSKENLIGQTAEIDGLLESKKTEFNEWLKSSQNGFSEFDVDSKKKITDLEDTYRKKLQLEAPARYWRTKSNKYREDAIKARNILLTMVAVSGIFFAIILITSPDWIFKTVFKGNATAIVRWSIVFIALISLLAFAVKAITKVMFSSFHLARDAEERHTLTFFYLALLKDTNINDDDRKLILQSLFSRAETGLLKDDSGPTMPNDLIGKIIGK, from the coding sequence ATGACGATAAAAGATTTAAGAATAGAAATTAACCAATCTGAACATAAAGACTTTTTTAAAAGTTGCACTGTACATATAAATTATCCTCATATAGATTTCACTATTGACTTAAAAGGAATTGATGCAATTTATGGTTTTGTACTAAGGCAAAATAAAGGATGGAATAGCACAGAACTTCCTTCTTATCTTAATAATTCTAAAGAACATTTCAAAAAATTAAAATCTCAATTACTTGATTTAGTAAATGGAGGTCATTACAATATTGAAAGTAAATGGCAACAAATTAAAGCTCTAATCCAAAAACAAGAAACAAATAATAGAACGAAAGTATTTACATCTGATTCAAGTATCACAAAATTTCTTGAAGAACTACATAAAGAAAATCCAAACTATGTAAAAGGCGCATATAACTTTATAATAGGTCAAAATGAAACAATAAACACAAATGATTTATTAACAGGTTTAATAAGAGCTTATGAGTATAAAAATCAAGGAAGGACTGATATTTCAAAAAGACGTTCAAATGAAAGAGCTGCAATTTCAACAATAAGAAACTCATTTGAAAATTACGTTTCCGAAACTGAAGGAGAGATTAATGAAGTTCTTGACAAGTCTAAAGAAAATTTAATTGGTCAAACAGCAGAAATAGACGGATTACTTGAATCTAAAAAAACTGAATTTAATGAGTGGTTAAAATCTTCTCAAAATGGTTTTTCCGAATTTGATGTTGACTCAAAGAAAAAAATAACAGATTTAGAGGATACATATCGTAAAAAACTACAATTAGAAGCACCTGCACGATATTGGAGAACTAAATCCAATAAATATAGAGAAGATGCAATTAAAGCGAGGAATATATTATTAACTATGGTTGCAGTTTCTGGAATATTCTTTGCCATAATCTTAATCACTTCACCTGATTGGATATTTAAGACAGTATTTAAAGGAAATGCAACAGCAATAGTTAGATGGTCTATTGTTTTTATTGCTTTAATTTCACTTTTAGCATTTGCTGTCAAGGCAATAACTAAAGTTATGTTTAGTTCTTTTCACCTTGCAAGAGACGCAGAAGAAAGACACACTTTAACTTTTTTCTATTTAGCTTTACTCAAGGATACGAATATAAATGACGATGACAGAAAGTTAATTTTACAATCTCTTTTTAGTAGAGCGGAAACAGGATTACTTAAAGATGATTCGGGTCCAACAATGCCGAATGATTTAATAGGAAAAATAATTGGAAAATAA